Within the Marinobacter qingdaonensis genome, the region CGTCCGGCCGGGCCACAAACCCGGTCACGGAGGCTACTCCCCTGAAGGAGCGCCTAGTGTAGGCAATCGGCCGGCCACTGGCAACTCCGCCTCAGGCCCGCATGCGCCAGACCGGAATCGCCGCCAGCGCCACGAACACCGCCACCAGCCACCAGGCCGAGTGGAACGCGGCGATGGTGGGCAGGCCGCCGCTGTGTTCGCCAAACTCGATGGTCAGGGCCACCATGTTGACCCCGAAGGCACCGCCGAGCTGGCGGGTGAAATTGATGGTGCTGGAGCCGGCGCCCAGCTGTTCCGGGGCCAGCGGGTTCAACGCCCCGGTCGAGAGCGCCGGCAACATGAAACCAATGCCGATCCGCCCGAGCACGGTCCAGAGCGCCAGCCAGCCGAAGGCCAGGGTCAGGTCGGACAGCGCGAACAGCACCGCCGAGCTGGCAAACAGGGCGATACCGATGATCACCAGCTTGCGCGCGCTCTGCCGGTCCGCCAGCCGCCCGGCCACGGGAAACACCAGGCCCAGGACAATGCCGGCGGGCAGCATCAGCAGGCCGGCTTCGGTGGCGGTGAACTGCAGCGCGGTCTGCACGAACAGCGGCACCAGGTAGGTCGACCCAAACAGCGCCAGCCCGAGCGCCAGGGCGCCCAGGTTGGCGTACAGGAACACCGGGTTGCGCAGCAGGGCGATGTTCATCAGCGGGTGCGGGGTCCGGCGCTCCCGCACCACGAACAGGACCAGCGCCAGCAGCGCCAGGGCGGCGCCAATCAGCACTCGACTCTCCTGCCCGGCCAGATTCTGCAGCCGGTTCAGGGTGTCCAGGGCGAGACTGATGGTCATGCCCAGCAGCACCAGGCCCGGCAGGTCGAAACGGTAGGGTTGCGGGCG harbors:
- a CDS encoding DHA2 family efflux MFS transporter permease subunit codes for the protein MADNTVEGLKARYGERWRWLAVATVMLGTMATVLSATVVNVALHDIMLEFGIRQGRVHWLATGFIAAMTTTMLASAWLLDHFGVRKTLAVAMFLFTVISIAGGFAVSPEQLIAARVGQGAMAGLMQPMGMYLVFRVFPRERRGQAMGIYGMGVILAPALGPVLGGFLVDQLSWRYVMFAPAPVTMIGVAMAWRFLPLPPSRPQPYRFDLPGLVLLGMTISLALDTLNRLQNLAGQESRVLIGAALALLALVLFVVRERRTPHPLMNIALLRNPVFLYANLGALALGLALFGSTYLVPLFVQTALQFTATEAGLLMLPAGIVLGLVFPVAGRLADRQSARKLVIIGIALFASSAVLFALSDLTLAFGWLALWTVLGRIGIGFMLPALSTGALNPLAPEQLGAGSSTINFTRQLGGAFGVNMVALTIEFGEHSGGLPTIAAFHSAWWLVAVFVALAAIPVWRMRA